Proteins encoded in a region of the bacterium genome:
- a CDS encoding ferredoxin family protein, giving the protein MSNHTIHVNEDRCKGVDGCGLCIHICPKNVYEKAGHLTEKGVYSPEPVHIEACTACKLCMIYCPDLAIVVEPATDEEP; this is encoded by the coding sequence TTGTCGAATCATACAATCCATGTCAACGAAGACCGCTGCAAAGGTGTCGATGGCTGCGGTTTATGCATACATATCTGTCCGAAAAACGTCTATGAAAAAGCCGGGCATCTGACCGAAAAGGGTGTTTATTCCCCCGAGCCCGTCCACATCGAAGCATGCACGGCGTGTAAACTGTGCATGATCTACTGCCCCGACCTGGCGATTGTCGTTGAGCCCGCGACTGACGAGGAACCATGA
- a CDS encoding 2-oxoacid:acceptor oxidoreductase family protein has protein sequence MARTEIRFAGFGGQGVILAGVLLGTAAVLHDGRHAIQSQSYGAAARGGATRSDVIISDETILYPQVTAPDIMVAFTTEALEKYRDELKPGATLILDEDLVIPPENGGFNVYRVPATSIATKELGKVIVANMVMLGFFAGLTGTVSTDALEKVIRVHVPKGSEELNIAAFRKGVERAREQQV, from the coding sequence ATGGCGAGGACTGAGATACGGTTTGCAGGGTTCGGCGGCCAGGGAGTTATTCTCGCCGGGGTGCTTCTCGGCACCGCGGCTGTTCTCCACGACGGCAGGCATGCCATTCAGTCCCAAAGCTACGGAGCCGCGGCCCGTGGGGGGGCGACACGATCCGATGTGATCATCAGCGACGAGACGATCCTCTATCCGCAGGTCACCGCGCCGGATATCATGGTCGCTTTCACTACCGAAGCGCTCGAAAAATACCGTGACGAGCTGAAACCCGGCGCAACGCTCATACTCGACGAAGACCTCGTGATCCCCCCGGAAAACGGCGGATTCAACGTGTACCGTGTCCCGGCGACCAGTATCGCGACGAAAGAGCTGGGGAAGGTTATCGTGGCGAACATGGTCATGCTCGGATTCTTTGCGGGCCTTACCGGGACAGTGAGCACGGACGCGCTTGAAAAGGTCATACGGGTACATGTGCCGAAAGGCAGCGAGGAATTGAATATAGCCGCTTTCCGCAAGGGTGTCGAGCGCGCCCGGGAACAGCAGGTATGA
- a CDS encoding acetylxylan esterase yields the protein MPFYDLPEDQLMIYKPDRDEPEDFDEFWKRTLDEAREYTFDAIFEKVDYGLRTITTYDVTFSGFAGQEIKGWLNVPSNHEGDIPCVVEYVGYGGGRGFPMDWLIWASAGYAHFIMDTRGQGSTWLTGDTPDIEPSGSSPHYPGFMTKGILNPSSYYYRRLIVDAVLAIDAARSHNAVDGTKIAVRGVSQGGGIALAMAGLVPSVQAVLTNVPFLCHYRRATEITDIMPYEEISRFLRVHRDKVDEVFRTLSYFDGLNFAVRATAPALFAVGLMDDICPPSTVFAAYNHYGGPKDIRVWRYNLHEGGGTFQVVDEISFLNGIWSSE from the coding sequence ATGCCGTTTTATGACCTGCCGGAAGACCAGCTGATGATCTACAAGCCCGACCGTGACGAGCCCGAGGATTTTGACGAATTCTGGAAAAGGACTCTCGACGAAGCCCGCGAATACACATTCGATGCCATATTTGAAAAGGTCGATTACGGGCTCAGGACAATTACAACGTACGATGTGACATTTTCCGGTTTTGCCGGGCAGGAGATCAAGGGGTGGCTCAACGTTCCGAGCAACCACGAGGGCGATATCCCCTGTGTCGTGGAATACGTCGGGTACGGGGGCGGGAGAGGCTTCCCCATGGACTGGCTGATATGGGCATCCGCCGGATACGCTCATTTCATCATGGATACGAGAGGCCAGGGCAGTACCTGGCTTACCGGCGACACCCCGGACATCGAGCCATCGGGTTCGAGTCCCCATTATCCCGGATTCATGACGAAAGGGATACTCAATCCGTCGAGCTACTATTACCGGAGGTTGATTGTCGATGCCGTCCTCGCCATAGATGCCGCCCGGTCGCATAATGCGGTGGATGGTACGAAGATCGCGGTCAGAGGCGTCAGCCAGGGGGGAGGGATCGCACTGGCTATGGCAGGGCTTGTTCCCTCGGTGCAGGCGGTGCTCACCAACGTTCCCTTCCTCTGCCACTACCGCCGGGCGACCGAGATTACCGATATAATGCCGTACGAGGAGATATCACGGTTTTTACGGGTGCACCGTGACAAGGTGGACGAGGTGTTCAGGACGCTTTCCTATTTCGACGGCCTCAATTTCGCGGTGCGCGCCACTGCTCCGGCTCTTTTTGCAGTGGGGCTCATGGACGACATCTGTCCGCCATCGACAGTATTTGCGGCTTACAACCATTACGGAGGCCCGAAGGATATCCGTGTCTGGCGGTACAATCTGCACGAGGGCGGCGGGACATTCCAGGTGGTCGACGAGATATCTTTTCTCAACGGGATATGGTCAAGTGAATAG
- a CDS encoding 2-oxoacid:acceptor oxidoreductase subunit alpha: MKNERVRTGRHFMQGNIACAEGALAAGCSFMAGYPITPASEIAEQLASRLPALRGDDGVFIQMEDEISSLAAVIGASWMGKKAMTATSGPGISLMQEHIGLAVGTETPCVIIDVQRGGPTTGIPSVELQGDTVQVRRGSHGEYQVIAVAPSSPQELFDHTILAFNLAERYRTPVFVMSDAFIGHMREEVVIPAPEDIVIEKRKIPAPGFDSETDQAFLSEDVAPMPVFGRGFKSHVTSSCHTETGKRNVTDAIALDNFIRKLDAKIAKHRDSIIRVDDRTGDADIAILAYGSVYRAACAAAEAARAEGMRVGVFRPITLWPFPDREIAEMSARVKAILVMENNLGQYLHYVKAESSCPVHFIEPEILGTMHDIGSVLKKLKEIR, encoded by the coding sequence GTGAAAAACGAACGAGTGAGAACCGGACGCCATTTCATGCAGGGAAATATCGCCTGCGCCGAGGGAGCGCTGGCGGCCGGATGCAGTTTCATGGCCGGGTATCCCATAACCCCGGCATCGGAGATAGCGGAACAGCTTGCATCCCGTCTCCCCGCGTTGAGGGGCGATGACGGTGTTTTCATACAGATGGAGGACGAGATCAGCTCGCTCGCCGCGGTAATCGGAGCATCGTGGATGGGCAAAAAGGCCATGACCGCCACAAGCGGCCCGGGAATCAGCCTCATGCAGGAACATATCGGGCTCGCTGTCGGGACCGAGACTCCCTGCGTCATCATCGATGTTCAACGCGGCGGGCCGACGACCGGCATTCCCTCGGTCGAGCTCCAGGGCGATACCGTCCAGGTTCGGCGGGGATCGCACGGCGAATATCAGGTCATCGCGGTTGCACCCTCATCGCCGCAGGAGCTTTTCGACCATACCATCCTTGCCTTCAATCTCGCCGAGCGGTACCGGACGCCCGTTTTCGTTATGTCGGACGCCTTCATCGGCCACATGCGCGAAGAGGTGGTCATCCCCGCGCCCGAGGATATCGTGATAGAGAAACGGAAAATCCCCGCGCCGGGATTCGACAGCGAAACAGATCAGGCATTTCTCTCGGAGGATGTTGCGCCGATGCCGGTTTTCGGCAGGGGTTTCAAGAGCCATGTGACATCATCCTGCCATACAGAGACCGGGAAACGGAATGTCACCGATGCAATCGCCCTCGATAACTTTATACGGAAGCTCGACGCCAAGATTGCGAAGCACCGCGACAGCATCATCCGCGTGGACGACCGCACCGGGGATGCCGATATCGCGATTCTCGCCTACGGGAGCGTGTACCGTGCCGCATGCGCCGCAGCGGAAGCCGCCCGCGCCGAAGGAATGAGGGTCGGCGTGTTCAGGCCCATAACCCTCTGGCCGTTCCCCGACAGGGAGATAGCGGAGATGTCAGCCCGGGTCAAAGCCATCCTCGTGATGGAAAACAACCTCGGCCAGTACCTGCACTATGTGAAAGCCGAATCATCATGCCCCGTCCATTTTATCGAGCCTGAGATACTCGGAACCATGCATGACATCGGGAGTGTACTGAAGAAACTGAAAGAGATTCGGTGA
- a CDS encoding thiamine pyrophosphate-dependent enzyme, with translation MTITHPLDKYIRPSAAKTTNCPGCGNGILAQAILRAIDEEGLDMDDFVFVSGIGCAAWIPSPFFHGDTLHTTHGRPIAFATGVKLAAPDRRVMVVSGDGDLLAIGGNHFIHAARRNIDMTVICVNNYIYGMTGGQVAPTTPLGLKTMTSPYGNVENSFDISGLAAAAGATFVARWTVFHTLQITRTVRKALNHKGFSLIEIISQCPVQFGRKSGMGNTRQMFDNFKNNSVTAKKAADMTDEERAGKLVVGEFVEINKPVLNEGFSRIREQLRERSGDGED, from the coding sequence ATGACGATCACGCATCCGCTTGATAAATACATACGCCCATCGGCAGCCAAAACGACCAACTGTCCCGGGTGCGGTAACGGGATTCTCGCCCAGGCCATCCTCCGGGCCATCGACGAGGAAGGCCTCGATATGGACGATTTCGTGTTCGTATCGGGAATCGGGTGCGCCGCATGGATTCCGAGCCCGTTCTTTCACGGCGATACGCTCCATACGACACACGGCCGCCCCATCGCATTCGCAACCGGAGTCAAGCTTGCCGCGCCCGACCGCCGTGTCATGGTGGTTTCCGGCGACGGCGATCTGCTCGCGATAGGAGGCAACCACTTTATCCACGCGGCACGCCGTAATATCGACATGACAGTCATCTGCGTGAACAATTACATCTACGGCATGACCGGCGGGCAGGTCGCACCGACGACACCGCTCGGTCTCAAGACCATGACAAGCCCGTACGGCAACGTTGAGAACAGTTTCGATATCAGCGGACTCGCCGCGGCGGCGGGCGCAACATTCGTGGCCCGGTGGACGGTGTTCCATACGCTCCAGATTACCCGCACGGTGAGAAAGGCGCTCAATCACAAGGGATTTTCGCTCATCGAGATCATCAGCCAATGTCCCGTGCAGTTCGGCAGAAAATCCGGCATGGGGAATACCCGTCAGATGTTCGACAATTTCAAAAATAATTCGGTAACCGCGAAAAAAGCGGCCGATATGACCGATGAGGAACGGGCCGGAAAACTCGTTGTCGGCGAATTTGTGGAGATTAACAAACCCGTGCTCAACGAGGGATTCTCCCGGATCAGGGAACAGCTTCGTGAAAGGAGCGGCGATGGCGAGGACTGA
- a CDS encoding succinate--CoA ligase subunit beta has protein sequence MRLHEHEAADIFESFGIPAPLRGVAETPEETLRIAEEIGFPVILKAQVLVGGRGLAGGVKTAAGPVETIETARELFKTDIKGLPVRKLLVSRKVDIVSELYIGITVDGYAGKPVIVVSTEGGVSIEETARSHPEKIASYHIDERKGFFPYQGRKLLRDIGLPKKLHMPFTDVMIRLYRGFKTLDALIAEINPLAVLSDGSLMAVDAVLEIDGSALFRVGNRVSRDPGRIENPLERQGKEIGVTYVDLDGDIGIIASGAGLGMATMDIIGQRLRPANFLETGGGITEDLLYRSMELVMMKQGIRAIFINIYGGINPIHEGARGIVRYMKEHGVTIPVVAKALGNHQEETWEILRAGGVHVVTEVPTEIAAERLFELVSG, from the coding sequence ATGAGACTTCATGAACATGAAGCAGCGGATATATTTGAAAGTTTCGGCATACCGGCCCCCTTGCGCGGTGTAGCGGAAACGCCTGAAGAGACGCTGCGCATAGCCGAGGAAATCGGATTCCCTGTCATCCTCAAGGCGCAGGTGCTTGTCGGAGGACGCGGTCTTGCGGGCGGTGTGAAGACGGCAGCCGGTCCTGTCGAGACCATCGAAACAGCCCGCGAACTTTTTAAAACCGATATAAAGGGACTCCCTGTCCGCAAACTGCTCGTGTCCCGTAAAGTCGATATTGTCAGCGAGCTGTACATCGGAATCACCGTGGACGGATATGCCGGGAAACCGGTGATCGTGGTAAGCACGGAAGGCGGGGTGAGCATCGAGGAGACTGCCCGCAGTCACCCGGAAAAAATCGCTTCGTACCATATCGACGAGCGGAAAGGATTTTTCCCGTATCAGGGTCGTAAGCTTCTCCGGGACATCGGGCTTCCGAAGAAGCTCCACATGCCGTTCACCGATGTCATGATCCGTCTGTATCGCGGATTCAAGACGCTCGATGCCCTCATCGCCGAAATCAATCCGCTTGCGGTGCTTTCGGACGGCAGTCTTATGGCGGTCGATGCGGTGCTCGAGATAGACGGTTCCGCTCTGTTCCGTGTTGGAAACCGTGTTTCCCGCGATCCCGGACGGATCGAGAATCCCCTCGAACGTCAGGGGAAAGAGATCGGCGTGACCTATGTCGATCTGGACGGCGACATCGGAATTATCGCATCGGGAGCGGGACTCGGCATGGCGACAATGGATATTATAGGCCAGAGGCTCCGTCCGGCCAACTTCCTCGAAACCGGGGGCGGAATCACCGAGGACCTTCTCTACCGGAGCATGGAGCTGGTCATGATGAAGCAGGGTATTCGGGCGATATTCATTAATATTTACGGCGGCATCAATCCGATTCACGAAGGGGCGCGCGGCATAGTGCGCTACATGAAGGAGCACGGAGTAACCATTCCCGTCGTGGCCAAGGCTCTCGGAAACCATCAGGAAGAGACATGGGAGATTCTCAGGGCCGGAGGCGTTCATGTGGTGACCGAAGTTCCCACGGAAATAGCGGCGGAACGCCTGTTTGAGCTTGTCAGCGGGTAA